CCCGCGCTGATTGGAGAGATGCGAGAGATGGCGGGTGCGCTCGGGGTTCGTTGCGGACACTGCCACCCGGGCGGCAATCCCGAGACGCTCCAAGGCGTCGACTTCGCATCGGACAGCCTCGAGAGCAAGCGAGTTGCCCGCACGATGATTCGTATGACCCGAGAGATCAACAGCGCTTTCCTGCCGATGACCGGGCGGGACACGATGCGTATGGCGCGCGTGAGGTGCGTGACATGTCATCACGGCGCGCGCCGTCCAGAGACACTCGCGGATACGCTGCACCGGGCACTCGACCGCGGCGGGGCGCCCATGGTGACTGCGGCCTACCGTTCGCTGCGCGAGCAATACTATGGGCGCGCGGTCTACGACTTCGGGGAAGGCGCGCTCTGGTTCATGGCGGAACAGGCCACCCGCAAGGCCGCCACCGCGGAGGCGGCGATCCCGCTGCTCGAGCTGAACCTCGAGTTCTTCCCCAAGTCCGTGAATACTCGAATCGCGCTTGGCGACCGGCTGATCGCGAATGGCGACACCGCGGCGGCAATCCGACGCTGGCATGAGGCTCTTGAGCTGGAGCCCGGGAATCGATTCATTCAGAGCAAGCTCGATGCGGTCCGCGGAGGCAAGCGCTGACGTGGCGACCCGGCCCCTTGCTCGCGACCGTCTCGCCGTTTCGGTCGTGCTCCTGATTCCGCTGGGCGCCAAGACCGGCTAGGATCGGATCTCGGTCGCTAGGATACGCTGGATCCCCCGGCCGCCACAGGAGCGAGGATGAGCAGGGCAATGATGGTTGGGTTCCTGGTCATGATGGCCGGTGGCGTCGGTGCCTCGAACGCCGCTGCGGTTCCGCAAGTCGGAGACCGTGCACCCGACTTCGCACTGCCCTATGCCACCCGAGATTCGGTGAGCCGTGACTCCCTCGTGCTCTCGTCGCTGGTCGGGAAACGCAATCTGGTCCTGGCCTTCTATCCCGCCGACTGGAGCGGCGGCTGCACCAAGGAGGTATGCGCCTTCCGCGACAACTTCGCGGAGCTTGGACAGCTGAACGCCGATGTGATCGGAATCAGCGGGGACTATGTGTACTCCCATTACGAATGGGCCAAGCATCACAACCTGCCGTTCCGTCTGGCGGCCGACCACAATCATGAAGTCGCGAAGCGGTACGGGTCCTTCAACGATGCCAACGGCTACAATCGGCGCACGGTGTTCGTCATCGACAAGTCGGGCAAGATCGCATACGCCGACCTGGCCTACAGCGCTCGCGACGCAGCTTCATTCGACAAGCTCCGGGCGGCGCTCAAGGGGCTGAAGTGATCGGAGCCTTGGCAAGGCTTTCGCTGTTGGCGCTGCTGACGCTGGCGGCATGCACGAACAACGACCAGCCTCCGGCCCCAACCTCCACCGCACGAGAAGGCCAGATTGAAGTGGTCGGCACGCTGGACTCGCTGAAGGATGATCGGCCCGTCGATGGCGGCGTCGATCTCTTCCTCGAGACCAGCCAGGGCGTCACGGAGCGGGTGCGGGTGCCGTCCGCGTTCATCGCCGGGCCCCGCGACTCCATCATGGCGATGCACGCGGTGGTCGACGCCGCCAAGGTCGGCAATCGCATCCGCGCTCGCGGAAGCCGGGACGAAGAAGGCGCACTGAGGCCGGAAACCCTCGAGCTGCTTCCGTAGCCTTCCAGGACTGATGGAACACTTCGTCACCATCCTGGCGTTGATGGGAATCGTGATCGTCGTCGCCTCGCTGCTCTCGGGCGCGCTCGAGCGCGGCGCGGTGCCGGTGGTCGCGGTGTTCTTGGCACTCGGCTTCGCGCTCGGGCCTTCCGCGCTGGGCTTGGTGGACATCGGCTTCGGCTCGCCCGAGCTGCGCGTGCTCGGCACGCTGGCGCTGATGCTCGTGCTGTTCAGCGACGGCGTGACCTTGAACCTCAAGGAGCTGAGACCGCGAAGGTCGTTGCTCCTCCGGCTCCTCGGCCCCGGCACGCTGGTGCCGGCGGCCGTGATCGGCATCGCGGCGCACTACCTGCTCGGCCTGCCGGCGCCCGCCTCCGCGATCCTCGGCGCCGCGCTGGCCTCGACCGATCCGGTGCTGCTCCGGAATGCACTGCGTTCGCGCGCCATGCCCCACGACACTCGCATCGCGCTGCGCCTGGAG
This window of the Candidatus Eisenbacteria bacterium genome carries:
- a CDS encoding peroxiredoxin codes for the protein MAGGVGASNAAAVPQVGDRAPDFALPYATRDSVSRDSLVLSSLVGKRNLVLAFYPADWSGGCTKEVCAFRDNFAELGQLNADVIGISGDYVYSHYEWAKHHNLPFRLAADHNHEVAKRYGSFNDANGYNRRTVFVIDKSGKIAYADLAYSARDAASFDKLRAALKGLK
- a CDS encoding c-type cytochrome, translating into MNVRTTRRLAVTFLLAAVLASGAAAFVDAQIPQTFKNLRVLPKDIARPALIGEMREMAGALGVRCGHCHPGGNPETLQGVDFASDSLESKRVARTMIRMTREINSAFLPMTGRDTMRMARVRCVTCHHGARRPETLADTLHRALDRGGAPMVTAAYRSLREQYYGRAVYDFGEGALWFMAEQATRKAATAEAAIPLLELNLEFFPKSVNTRIALGDRLIANGDTAAAIRRWHEALELEPGNRFIQSKLDAVRGGKR